The following coding sequences lie in one Lysobacter capsici genomic window:
- the bioC gene encoding malonyl-ACP O-methyltransferase BioC: protein MTDLFDHRQVRRSFSRAAHGYDGAAALQREVGARLSETLEYLDDRAPQVVVDVGCGPGHLSAAMQKRWPRAQVIALDLAVPMLREARTHFGDGGWRPRLLGGARRPDPVCADARALPLRDGSVDVLFSNLCLQWVEDLPAVFAGFRRVLKPGGLLLVSTFGPDTLYELRGAFAEADAAPHVSLFPSIAQFGDALIAAGFKNPVLDRDEFTLGHPDLGHLMRELRTLGATNAMSTRRRALTGRERFARAAQAYEALRGDNGQLPATWEVIYAHAWGPEPGTPIRVGGVDEVQVPVSSIRIRPRS from the coding sequence ATGACCGATCTGTTCGACCACCGCCAGGTTCGCCGCTCGTTTTCGCGCGCCGCACACGGCTACGACGGCGCCGCCGCGTTGCAGCGCGAAGTCGGCGCGCGCCTGTCGGAAACCCTGGAATACCTCGACGATCGCGCGCCGCAGGTGGTGGTCGACGTCGGCTGCGGCCCCGGCCATCTGAGCGCGGCGATGCAGAAGCGCTGGCCGCGCGCGCAGGTGATCGCGCTCGATCTCGCCGTGCCGATGCTGCGCGAAGCGCGCACGCATTTCGGCGACGGCGGCTGGCGCCCGCGCCTGCTCGGCGGCGCGCGCCGGCCCGATCCGGTGTGCGCCGATGCGCGCGCGCTGCCGCTGCGCGACGGCAGCGTCGATGTGTTGTTTTCGAACCTGTGCCTGCAATGGGTCGAGGACCTGCCCGCGGTGTTCGCCGGTTTCCGCCGCGTGCTCAAGCCCGGCGGCTTGTTGTTGGTGTCGACCTTCGGCCCGGACACGCTGTACGAATTGCGAGGCGCGTTCGCCGAAGCCGATGCCGCGCCGCACGTGAGCCTGTTTCCGTCGATCGCCCAGTTCGGCGATGCGCTGATCGCCGCGGGTTTCAAGAACCCGGTGCTCGATCGCGACGAATTCACCCTCGGTCATCCCGACCTCGGTCATCTGATGCGCGAGCTGCGCACGCTCGGCGCGACCAACGCGATGAGCACACGCCGGCGCGCGCTGACCGGGCGCGAACGTTTCGCCCGCGCCGCGCAGGCGTACGAAGCCTTGCGCGGCGACAACGGACAATTGCCGGCGACCTGGGAAGTGATCTACGCGCACGCCTGGGGCCCCGAGCCGGGCACGCCGATCCGGGTGGGCGGGGTCGACGAAGTGCAGGTGCCGGTGTCGAGCATCCGGATCAGGCCGCGTTCGTGA
- the bioH gene encoding pimeloyl-ACP methyl ester esterase BioH: MYIETTGAPPDSGRPAIALIHGWAMHGGLFAPLVERLAARFTVHLVDLPGHGHARDDGTPLDPRALATDLVARIPDAYWLGWSLGGQVALRAGLDHPQRVRGLILIASSPRFVIGEDWPHGVSPDLFRNFGQALDRDFRGTLEGFLALEALGSPSAQEELRGLKQQAFARGEPAARTLQEGLVLLDEFDVRAELPTLQVPSLWISGRRDRLVPSGAMPAAAALAPGGRSEVIAHAGHAPFLGATDQVAQLIETFVDDTGAAVSARSARA, from the coding sequence ATGTACATCGAAACCACCGGCGCCCCTCCCGACAGCGGTCGTCCGGCCATCGCGCTGATCCACGGCTGGGCCATGCACGGCGGCCTGTTCGCGCCGCTGGTCGAACGCCTCGCCGCGCGATTCACCGTGCATCTGGTCGATCTGCCCGGCCACGGCCATGCGCGCGACGACGGCACGCCGCTGGACCCGCGCGCGCTCGCAACCGACCTGGTCGCACGCATTCCCGACGCGTACTGGCTGGGCTGGTCGCTCGGCGGCCAGGTCGCGCTGCGCGCCGGCCTGGATCATCCGCAGCGCGTGCGCGGCCTGATCCTGATCGCCTCCTCGCCGCGCTTCGTGATCGGCGAGGATTGGCCGCACGGGGTATCGCCCGATCTATTCCGCAACTTCGGGCAAGCGCTCGATCGCGATTTTCGCGGCACCTTGGAAGGCTTCCTGGCGCTGGAAGCGCTGGGCTCGCCGAGCGCGCAGGAAGAACTGCGCGGCCTGAAACAGCAGGCCTTCGCGCGCGGCGAACCGGCTGCGCGGACCTTGCAGGAAGGGCTGGTATTGCTGGACGAATTCGATGTGCGCGCCGAACTGCCGACGCTGCAAGTCCCGAGCCTGTGGATTTCCGGCCGCCGCGATCGCCTGGTGCCGTCCGGCGCGATGCCGGCCGCGGCGGCGCTGGCGCCGGGCGGCCGCAGCGAAGTCATCGCGCATGCCGGCCATGCGCCGTTCCTCGGCGCGACCGATCAGGTCGCGCAACTGATCGAAACCTTCGTCGACGACACCGGCGCCGCCGTATCCGCGCGCAGCGCGCGGGCCTGA
- a CDS encoding ACT domain-containing protein, with product MSEGVASNGSDSDVRGGPQTDLAQMLASLQVDVREGEYVFVSAARSRSLPIELAHASVVEDEGLTCVLRREDADARGLGYDFVAAWLSLRVHSALQAVGLTAAVSRALAERGIACNVLAGFHHDHLLVPMDRGEEAVRVLHGLRGVEPPPDA from the coding sequence ATGAGCGAGGGCGTCGCGTCCAACGGTTCCGATTCGGACGTGCGCGGCGGGCCGCAGACCGATCTGGCGCAGATGCTGGCGAGCCTGCAGGTTGATGTGCGCGAAGGCGAGTACGTGTTCGTCAGCGCCGCGCGATCGCGGAGCCTGCCGATCGAACTCGCGCATGCCAGCGTGGTCGAGGACGAAGGACTGACCTGCGTATTGCGCCGCGAAGATGCCGACGCGCGCGGCCTGGGCTACGACTTCGTCGCCGCGTGGCTGAGCCTGCGCGTGCATTCGGCGTTGCAGGCGGTGGGCCTGACCGCCGCGGTGTCGCGGGCGCTGGCCGAGCGCGGGATCGCCTGCAATGTGCTGGCCGGGTTTCATCACGATCATCTGCTGGTGCCGATGGATCGGGGTGAGGAGGCGGTGCGGGTGTTGCATGGGTTGCGGGGTGTGGAGCCGCCGCCGGATGCATGA